The following nucleotide sequence is from Caldicellulosiruptor saccharolyticus DSM 8903.
TCTTTATTCAAATATTCTGTACTATCTTTTAATACCAATTATTTCATTTTATATCTTGAAAGACTGGTCAAAGATTGTAAAATGGATTAAGTGGATATTGCCTGAGAAATACAGAAAAGAAGGCATTTCTATTTTCAACGATATCAATAAAGTGCTGCACCAGTATATAAGAGCCCAGCTTTTGGATGCCATAATAATCGGAATTTTAAGCTTTTTAGGATTTTCTATTTTGTCTGTCAGATATGCAGCTCTGCTGGGTATAATTACTGGTATTGGCAATCTAATACCTTATTTTGGACCGATATTTAGCAGTATACCTGCAGTGGTAATTGCACTTTCTGACTCTTACATAAAGGCCATAGTTGTAGTTGTATTCTTGATAGTACTTCAGCAGATAGACAGTTTTTTGATTTCGCCAAGAATAATTGGTTCAAGATTAGGTCTGCATCCTTTAACTATTATAATTGTGCTAATAATATCGAATAAACTATTTGGCTTTATTTCTATGTTCTTTGCTATACCCTTAGCTGCAGTGATAAAGATAATCTTTATAAATATACTCAGAAGAGTAAATCTGGGGGATAAGAAATAAATTTTGTTGACTTTGCTTTTTAGCTTTAATAAAATTTTGATTGTATTGAAAAAATATAAAATTCAAAACAACTTTCAAAATTTTAAATAGAAGGGCTGATTGAACATGTACATGAGCACCGATGAGATAAGAGAAAAATTTCTGCAATTTTTCGAGTCAAAAGGACATTTGAGACTGCCGAGCTTTTCATTAATTCCAAAAAACGACAAGAGCCTTCTTTTAATAAATGCCGGGATGGCACCACTCAAACCTTATTTTTTAGGTATTGAAGAACCACCAAGAAGAAGGATAACTACATGTCAGAAATGCATAAGAACACCTGATATTGACAAAGTCGGTAAAACTGCGAGACATGCTACATTCTTCGAGATGCTTGGAAACTTTTCCTTTGGAGATTATTTCAAGAAAGAAGCAATTACCTGGGCTTGGGAGTTTGTAACAGAGATTTTAAAGCTCCCAAAAGAGAGGCTTTGGGTGACAATATACGAAGAGGACGATGAAGCATTTGAGATTTGGCACAAAGAGGTTGGACTTGAAGAGGGCAGAATTAAAAGAATGGGCAAGGAAGACAATTTTTGGGAGATAGGAACAGGTCCGTGTGGTCCCTGTTCAGAGATATATTTTGACAGGGGCGTGGACAAGGGCTGTGGCAAGGAGACATGTGGAATTGGTTGTGATTGTGATAGGTATGTTGAGTTTTGGAATCTTGTATTTACACAGTTTGACAAAGATGAAAATGGTGTCTATCACAGGCTCAAGAATCCTAACATAGATACTGGAATGGGCCTTGAGAGAATTGCTGCAATTATGCAAGGTGTAGATTCATTGTTTGACATTGATATAGTAAAGGCTATTCGTGACAAGATATGTGAAATCACTGGTTGTGAATATGGCAAAGATAGTGAAAAAGATGTATCAATCAG
It contains:
- a CDS encoding AI-2E family transporter, whose product is MIISKFLKKYFCDFILLIFIAFVIYFFINIKTFWPILLPFIIALFLSYLLKPVVDFLEVKIKSRDISILLSFIFTFSIAILIFVYFIPLFITEMKQLTQNIPEYISVFNKWFKDVDSKLSNKLNIDLEEILRSNSINFEAISKQVLTTLLNILKNLYSNILYYLLIPIISFYILKDWSKIVKWIKWILPEKYRKEGISIFNDINKVLHQYIRAQLLDAIIIGILSFLGFSILSVRYAALLGIITGIGNLIPYFGPIFSSIPAVVIALSDSYIKAIVVVVFLIVLQQIDSFLISPRIIGSRLGLHPLTIIIVLIISNKLFGFISMFFAIPLAAVIKIIFINILRRVNLGDKK